The following proteins are co-located in the Bacillus pumilus genome:
- a CDS encoding SurA N-terminal domain-containing protein: protein MKKVSYTLIASLLSVGLAACSSNDAKQDKQNDSAKKNETTQADQKEQQKQMEEMQKKLDAQKIDDQKVVATVNKDKITGSEYNSALSTIQGQLQQTGQDPTSKEGAKEVKKQTIDALVGQELILQDAEKKGFKASDKEVDKQLKEEKKQFKDNAQFEEALKKSGLTMDQLKSDIADSIKYSQYVDKEIKSASVSEKDVKAYYDQYAEQMKKQKQKAPEYKEIKSQIKKQLESQEKQKEVQKEIEKLKKSAKVNVSI from the coding sequence ATGAAAAAGGTATCATATACACTCATCGCTAGTCTGTTATCTGTTGGGCTTGCAGCCTGCTCATCAAACGATGCAAAACAGGATAAGCAGAATGATTCAGCAAAAAAAAATGAAACAACGCAGGCTGATCAAAAAGAGCAGCAAAAGCAAATGGAAGAGATGCAAAAGAAATTAGATGCACAAAAAATCGATGATCAAAAGGTCGTTGCGACCGTCAACAAAGACAAAATCACAGGCAGTGAATACAATAGCGCCTTATCAACCATTCAAGGGCAGCTTCAGCAAACAGGGCAAGACCCAACTTCTAAAGAAGGTGCAAAAGAAGTCAAGAAACAAACCATTGATGCGCTCGTAGGTCAAGAGCTCATCCTGCAAGATGCTGAAAAGAAGGGCTTCAAAGCCTCTGACAAAGAAGTAGATAAGCAGCTAAAAGAAGAAAAGAAACAATTTAAAGACAACGCTCAATTCGAAGAAGCACTCAAAAAGAGCGGACTCACAATGGACCAGTTAAAAAGTGACATTGCCGACAGCATCAAATACAGCCAATATGTCGACAAAGAAATCAAATCAGCCTCTGTCTCTGAAAAAGACGTCAAAGCGTACTATGACCAATACGCAGAACAAATGAAAAAACAAAAGCAAAAAGCACCAGAATACAAAGAGATCAAATCACAAATTAAAAAACAGTTAGAATCTCAAGAAAAGCAGAAAGAAGTACAAAAAGAAATTGAAAAACTAAAGAAATCTGCGAAAGTGAATGTGTCCATTTAA
- a CDS encoding thioredoxin domain-containing protein, with translation MSSFDTLYGGFGSAPKFPAPHMLTFLMRYYEWTGQENALYAVTKTLDGMANGGIYDHIGSGFSRYSTDEKWLVPHFEKMLYDNALLMEAYTEAYQLTQQPEYEKLVHHLIQFIKQDMINRDGSFYSAIDADSEGKEGQYYVWSKDEIMTHLGDDLGALFCAVYHITEEGNFEGWNIPHTISTSFDDIKASFLIDDKTLQSKLQFAQHILQSVRQQRPAPLVDDKVLTSWNALMISALAKAGRVFDAEEAISMAKQAMSFLETHLVQHERLMVRYREGDVKHLGFIEDYAHMLSAYLSLYEATFEQDFLEKAKTVAENMFELFWDEEKGGFFFSGSDAEALIVREKEVYDGAMPSGNSTALKQLLTLSRMIGRQDWLEKLEQMFKAFYVDVSSYPSGHTAFLQGLLSQYAAKREIIILGKNDDPQKERLLQALRKRFMPFDFILTAETGQDLAQLAPFAKDYKTIDGSTTVYICENYSCRQPITNIDEAIEQLFHS, from the coding sequence ATGAGCAGCTTTGATACGCTTTATGGCGGGTTCGGTTCTGCACCGAAATTTCCTGCACCTCATATGCTCACGTTCCTTATGCGCTATTACGAATGGACAGGGCAAGAAAATGCGTTATATGCGGTCACGAAAACGTTAGACGGTATGGCAAACGGCGGTATTTATGACCATATTGGTTCAGGCTTTTCTCGTTATTCGACGGATGAAAAATGGCTTGTGCCGCATTTCGAAAAGATGCTGTATGATAACGCCTTGCTGATGGAAGCATACACGGAAGCCTATCAGCTCACTCAACAACCTGAGTATGAAAAGCTTGTCCACCACCTCATCCAATTTATCAAACAAGACATGATAAATCGTGACGGCTCCTTTTATTCAGCGATAGATGCAGATTCGGAAGGGAAAGAAGGGCAATATTACGTCTGGTCAAAAGATGAGATCATGACCCATTTAGGCGACGACCTTGGCGCTTTATTCTGCGCGGTCTACCACATCACAGAAGAGGGGAACTTTGAAGGGTGGAACATCCCTCACACGATTTCAACCTCATTTGATGACATCAAAGCATCGTTTTTGATAGACGACAAAACCCTTCAGTCCAAGCTGCAATTCGCTCAGCACATCTTACAATCCGTGAGACAGCAGCGTCCCGCACCGCTTGTCGATGACAAGGTGCTCACATCCTGGAATGCACTGATGATCTCTGCACTTGCCAAAGCAGGAAGGGTATTTGATGCAGAGGAAGCCATCAGCATGGCGAAGCAGGCGATGTCTTTTCTAGAAACACACCTCGTCCAACATGAACGACTCATGGTCCGCTACAGAGAAGGGGATGTGAAGCATCTAGGCTTTATCGAGGATTATGCGCATATGCTTTCAGCCTATTTGTCTTTATACGAAGCGACCTTTGAACAAGACTTTCTTGAAAAAGCGAAGACCGTTGCCGAGAACATGTTTGAGCTGTTTTGGGACGAGGAAAAAGGGGGCTTTTTCTTCTCAGGATCAGATGCGGAAGCGCTCATCGTTCGAGAAAAAGAAGTGTACGACGGTGCCATGCCTTCTGGTAACAGCACCGCACTGAAGCAGCTCCTCACGTTGAGCAGAATGATCGGACGGCAAGACTGGCTTGAAAAATTAGAGCAGATGTTCAAAGCCTTTTACGTCGATGTCTCTTCCTACCCAAGCGGACACACAGCCTTTTTGCAAGGGCTCTTGAGTCAATATGCCGCCAAACGAGAAATCATCATTCTCGGGAAAAATGACGACCCGCAAAAAGAGCGGCTTTTACAGGCGCTTCGAAAACGATTCATGCCATTTGATTTTATTTTGACCGCTGAAACAGGACAGGATCTGGCACAGCTCGCACCATTTGCAAAAGATTACAAAACAATCGACGGCAGCACCACCGTGTATATTTGTGAAAACTACAGCTGCCGCCAGCCGATCACCAATATTGATGAGGCAATTGAACAATTGTTCCATTCTTGA
- a CDS encoding ATP-binding cassette domain-containing protein gives MSEEYIKIEALNKFIKKNHVLKNINLSLKKGNIYGFRGPNGSGKTMLFRVLSGLVKPSDGKVTVGGKQLHRDISFPENVGILIEYPGFIPEYTGFANLKLLSMIQNKINDNEISAVISRVGLDPNDKRKFKKYSLGMKQRLGIAQAIMEKPDLLILDEPTNALDEKAVEIVHQLLVTLKNEGKTILIASHDKETLQKVSDTIYDIESGEIIKETIVDRDKEK, from the coding sequence ATGTCAGAAGAATATATTAAAATTGAGGCATTAAACAAATTTATTAAAAAAAACCACGTCCTTAAGAATATTAACTTATCATTAAAAAAGGGGAATATTTATGGTTTTCGTGGACCTAATGGATCCGGAAAAACAATGTTGTTTCGTGTATTATCCGGATTAGTAAAACCAAGTGATGGAAAAGTAACTGTAGGTGGGAAACAATTACACAGAGACATCTCATTTCCCGAAAATGTTGGAATATTAATAGAGTATCCTGGTTTTATCCCAGAATATACTGGTTTTGCTAACCTAAAATTACTCTCTATGATTCAGAATAAAATTAACGATAACGAAATTTCTGCTGTAATTTCTCGTGTAGGGCTTGATCCAAATGACAAAAGAAAGTTTAAAAAGTATTCTCTTGGGATGAAACAACGTTTGGGAATAGCTCAAGCAATTATGGAAAAACCTGATTTGCTCATTTTAGATGAACCTACTAATGCTTTAGATGAGAAAGCAGTCGAAATAGTACATCAATTACTCGTAACATTAAAAAATGAAGGTAAAACAATTTTGATCGCTAGCCATGATAAAGAAACTCTTCAAAAGGTTTCAGATACGATTTATGATATTGAATCTGGTGAAATTATAAAAGAAACTATTGTTGATAGGGATAAAGAAAAATGA
- a CDS encoding metal-sensitive transcriptional regulator gives MEYNQQMKNRLRRIEGQIKGVLAMMEQGKDCREVVTQLSASRNAIDRAMGVIVSTNLEQCVRESLEEGKDTEGLVKEAVELLVKSR, from the coding sequence GTGGAATATAATCAGCAGATGAAGAACCGTCTTCGCCGAATTGAAGGACAGATCAAGGGTGTCCTTGCGATGATGGAGCAAGGAAAGGATTGTCGTGAAGTTGTGACGCAGCTGTCTGCATCACGCAATGCGATTGATCGGGCAATGGGTGTGATTGTGAGTACAAATCTTGAGCAATGTGTCCGTGAAAGTCTTGAAGAAGGCAAGGATACGGAGGGTCTTGTGAAAGAGGCAGTCGAGCTGTTGGTGAAAAGCCGGTAA
- a CDS encoding DsrE/DsrF/DrsH-like family protein — protein sequence MEEQKKRTTIVLFSGDYDKAMAAYIIANGAAAYDHEVTIFHTFWGLNALRKDDMVPMKKGFLEKMFGKMMPRGADRMGLSKMNFAGMGPKMIKHVIKKHNAMTLPQLIDMAKEQEINLVACTMTMDLLGLQEKELLDDIQYAGVAAYLADAEIGNVNLFI from the coding sequence ATGGAAGAACAGAAGAAACGGACGACAATTGTTTTATTTAGTGGAGATTATGATAAAGCGATGGCCGCTTACATTATTGCAAATGGCGCAGCAGCCTATGATCATGAGGTGACGATTTTTCATACTTTTTGGGGACTAAATGCCTTGCGTAAGGATGACATGGTGCCAATGAAAAAAGGCTTTTTAGAAAAAATGTTTGGCAAAATGATGCCGCGCGGCGCTGATCGAATGGGGCTGTCAAAGATGAATTTTGCAGGGATGGGGCCGAAAATGATCAAGCACGTGATTAAAAAACATAACGCCATGACCTTGCCGCAGCTCATAGATATGGCGAAGGAACAGGAGATCAACCTCGTTGCATGTACAATGACGATGGATCTTTTAGGATTACAGGAGAAAGAGTTATTAGATGACATTCAATATGCCGGTGTGGCCGCGTATTTAGCAGATGCTGAAATTGGGAATGTGAATTTATTTATCTAG
- a CDS encoding rhodanese-like domain-containing protein codes for MIQTLLIIIVIGLLVSRFLPVRGVKQIDAADMKHKRHSKDQQLIDVRSPVEFQTNHIKGFQNIPLPQLKEQAHQLAKDKEVYVICQSGMRSMQAAKILKKQGFTYITNIKGGMNAWRSKA; via the coding sequence ATGATTCAAACACTTTTGATCATCATCGTCATCGGTTTGCTGGTGAGCCGTTTTCTTCCCGTACGGGGTGTGAAACAAATCGATGCAGCCGATATGAAGCATAAACGGCATAGTAAAGATCAACAGCTGATTGATGTACGATCTCCTGTAGAATTTCAAACAAACCATATCAAAGGATTTCAAAACATCCCCTTACCTCAGTTAAAAGAGCAAGCACATCAGCTTGCGAAGGACAAAGAGGTTTATGTGATATGCCAGAGCGGGATGAGAAGTATGCAGGCAGCCAAAATATTGAAAAAGCAGGGATTTACCTATATTACGAATATCAAGGGTGGCATGAATGCTTGGCGTTCAAAGGCGTAA
- a CDS encoding sulfurtransferase TusA family protein produces the protein MQQPTAILDAKGLACPMPIVKTKKQMNELLPGDVLEVQATDKGSTADLAAWSKSAGHEFLGTKVEGQVLHHLIRKGGAPQAGGQPMISEMSLHTFQQKVEEGQPLFILDVREPDEYESGHIPGAVHIPLGEVEDRAEELNRETLIYLICHSGRRSELAAQKLKEKGFHQLINVVPGMNSWTGQIEK, from the coding sequence ATGCAGCAACCAACGGCGATTTTAGATGCAAAAGGACTGGCATGCCCGATGCCGATTGTGAAAACAAAAAAACAAATGAACGAGCTATTGCCAGGTGATGTGCTTGAAGTGCAAGCAACCGATAAAGGGTCAACAGCGGATCTAGCGGCTTGGTCAAAAAGTGCAGGTCACGAATTTTTAGGAACAAAAGTAGAAGGACAGGTGCTCCATCATTTGATCCGAAAGGGCGGCGCTCCACAGGCGGGTGGGCAGCCAATGATTTCGGAAATGTCTTTGCACACCTTTCAACAGAAGGTAGAAGAAGGTCAGCCTTTGTTTATTTTAGATGTACGAGAGCCGGATGAATACGAGTCGGGGCATATTCCAGGCGCTGTTCATATCCCGCTTGGCGAGGTTGAAGATCGTGCTGAAGAATTGAACCGTGAGACACTCATTTACCTTATCTGTCATTCAGGCAGAAGAAGCGAATTAGCCGCACAAAAGTTAAAAGAAAAAGGATTTCATCAATTGATCAATGTAGTGCCAGGCATGAACAGCTGGACAGGACAGATTGAAAAATAG
- a CDS encoding MBL fold metallo-hydrolase has translation MTVKAMTAEQLTKKVIHKEPLFLLDVRNEADAQDWKIEGEAIEYVNAPYFDLLDGVEDILHKVPSDRDVLVVCAKEGSSIMVAEMLSEAGRSVHYLQGGMKAWSEHLEPVKIGDLTGGGELYQFVRMGKGCLSYMIMSNGEAAIVDAARMTDVYLHFAKKHHVTVTHVFDTHLHADHISGGKKLAEQTGAIYWLPPKDAEEVTFEYNHLEEGQRVTIGAATIDIHALYSPGHTIGSTSFIVDDQYLLSGDILFIDSIGRPDLAGMAEDWVGDLRETLYERYTMLSKDLIVLPAHFMIMEEVNEDGSVWKELGVLFEENHGLNIEDEDVFRQMVTQDLPAQPNAYQDIRQTNMGKLNPDDEAQREMEIGPNRCAIR, from the coding sequence ATGACTGTAAAGGCAATGACGGCAGAGCAGTTAACAAAAAAGGTCATCCACAAAGAGCCGCTCTTTTTGTTAGATGTACGAAATGAGGCAGATGCTCAGGACTGGAAGATTGAAGGAGAAGCGATTGAATATGTCAATGCACCTTACTTTGACCTGCTTGATGGCGTAGAGGATATTTTACACAAAGTACCGAGTGACCGAGACGTGCTGGTGGTTTGTGCCAAAGAGGGCTCCTCCATTATGGTAGCGGAGATGCTGTCAGAGGCGGGCAGGTCTGTCCATTATTTACAGGGCGGCATGAAGGCGTGGAGTGAACATCTAGAGCCAGTGAAGATAGGTGATTTAACTGGTGGTGGAGAGTTGTATCAATTTGTGCGGATGGGCAAGGGCTGCCTGTCCTATATGATCATGTCAAATGGAGAAGCCGCAATTGTGGATGCAGCGAGAATGACAGATGTCTATCTTCATTTTGCTAAAAAGCATCATGTCACGGTGACGCATGTGTTTGATACACACCTTCATGCGGATCATATATCAGGCGGGAAAAAGCTGGCTGAACAGACTGGGGCCATCTACTGGCTGCCGCCAAAGGATGCAGAAGAGGTGACGTTTGAGTACAACCACCTTGAAGAAGGACAGCGTGTGACGATTGGAGCGGCGACGATTGATATTCACGCCCTTTACTCACCGGGCCATACGATCGGTTCAACATCCTTTATCGTGGACGATCAATATCTTCTTTCAGGCGATATTTTGTTCATTGATTCTATCGGAAGACCTGATCTAGCTGGAATGGCGGAGGATTGGGTAGGTGATTTGAGAGAAACACTCTATGAACGATATACGATGCTTTCAAAAGACTTGATTGTTCTGCCTGCGCATTTCATGATCATGGAAGAGGTCAATGAAGACGGAAGCGTTTGGAAGGAACTGGGCGTTCTGTTTGAAGAAAATCATGGCCTGAACATTGAAGATGAAGACGTATTTAGACAGATGGTCACGCAGGATCTGCCTGCACAGCCAAACGCCTATCAAGACATTCGGCAAACCAATATGGGCAAGCTGAATCCAGACGATGAAGCGCAGCGAGAAATGGAAATTGGCCCAAACCGTTGTGCGATTCGATAA
- a CDS encoding sulfurtransferase TusA family protein, which yields MRSDQMLDVTGLACPMPIIRTKKKMNDLAEGQVLEIHATDKGAKADLAAWVKSSGHELITQTEEGHVLKFWVRKGS from the coding sequence ATGCGATCAGATCAAATGTTAGACGTCACGGGGCTTGCGTGCCCAATGCCGATTATTCGAACGAAGAAAAAAATGAACGACTTGGCGGAAGGTCAAGTTTTAGAAATACATGCAACTGATAAAGGAGCTAAAGCTGACCTTGCTGCATGGGTGAAGTCAAGCGGACATGAATTGATCACGCAGACAGAAGAAGGGCATGTGCTGAAGTTCTGGGTGAGAAAAGGGTCCTAA
- a CDS encoding sulfite exporter TauE/SafE family protein, whose translation MDFAFLITLFIIGCIGSFLSGMVGIGGSVINYPMLLYIPPLVGVMALSAHEVSGIGAIQVLFSTLGGVLAYRKSGFLHRSLILYMGSSILAGSLLGSYVSHFMPEKGMNLVYGLLAIVAVILMLIPKKGQRADVEGEVIFHKGLAAGIAFVIGSVSGVLGAGGAFILVPVMLSILKIPVRMTIASSLAITFLSAIGASTGKILTGQVMLLPAVVLMAASLIAAPIGAKVGQKINAVFLQWLLAVMITATAIKIWLDIF comes from the coding sequence GTGGATTTTGCGTTTTTGATTACACTTTTTATCATCGGATGTATTGGTTCCTTCTTATCAGGAATGGTGGGGATCGGGGGATCTGTGATCAACTATCCCATGCTGCTTTATATTCCGCCTCTTGTTGGTGTGATGGCACTGTCAGCACACGAGGTGTCAGGGATTGGCGCCATTCAAGTGCTCTTTTCGACACTCGGTGGTGTACTGGCGTATCGGAAAAGCGGGTTTTTACACCGCTCGTTGATTTTATATATGGGGAGCAGTATATTGGCTGGCAGCTTATTAGGCAGTTATGTATCACATTTCATGCCGGAGAAAGGGATGAATCTCGTCTATGGACTGCTCGCCATTGTAGCCGTTATCCTTATGCTGATCCCGAAAAAAGGACAGCGTGCAGACGTAGAGGGAGAAGTGATTTTTCATAAAGGGCTGGCTGCTGGTATTGCTTTTGTGATCGGCAGTGTTTCAGGTGTGCTAGGCGCTGGCGGGGCATTTATTTTGGTGCCTGTGATGCTGTCTATTTTAAAAATTCCTGTACGGATGACCATTGCGTCATCACTTGCGATTACGTTTCTTTCTGCCATAGGCGCATCTACTGGAAAGATATTGACGGGTCAAGTCATGCTCCTTCCTGCTGTTGTGTTAATGGCGGCAAGTTTGATTGCCGCTCCGATTGGTGCCAAGGTCGGTCAGAAAATCAATGCCGTCTTCTTACAATGGCTACTTGCCGTGATGATTACCGCGACAGCGATCAAAATTTGGCTGGATATATTTTGA
- the proS gene encoding proline--tRNA ligase, which produces MSKKQFVEKITSMEDDFAQWYTDVVTKARLVDYSSVRGSMIIQPYGFKIWENIRDELDRQIKETGHENVYMPLFIPESLLQQEKDHIEGFAPEVAWVTHGGESALQERLCVRPTSEVLFAEHYKNIIHSYRDLPKLYNQWANVVRWEKTTRPFLRTLEFLWQEGHTCHETEQEAIEETERMLHIYASLCEELLAIPVIKGRKTEKEKFAGARFTYTVESLMHDGKALQTATSHFFGNGFAKAFGIEFLNREGKLEHVQQTSWGFTTRIIGAMIMVHGDDRGLVLPPNIAPTQVRIVPIASHKEGVLDHAYELKDRLARIARADIDASDKQPGWKFNECEMQGIPLRVEVGPKDIEKGQVMLARRDTGEKQAVTLDALEQTIVSTLEDIQRTMYEKAKERLHEKTSHAHTIEDIEQILSEENRLIKAMWCGDEACENDIKERTGATSRCIPFEQESVSDTCVCCGKPASDMVFWAKAY; this is translated from the coding sequence ATGTCAAAGAAACAATTTGTTGAGAAAATTACAAGCATGGAAGACGACTTTGCCCAGTGGTATACAGATGTTGTCACAAAGGCGCGGCTCGTCGATTATTCAAGCGTCAGAGGCAGTATGATCATTCAGCCATACGGCTTTAAAATTTGGGAAAACATTCGCGATGAACTTGACCGCCAAATCAAAGAAACCGGTCATGAGAATGTCTATATGCCGCTCTTTATCCCAGAAAGCCTGCTGCAGCAAGAAAAAGATCATATCGAAGGCTTCGCTCCTGAAGTGGCGTGGGTCACTCATGGCGGTGAATCAGCATTACAAGAAAGACTCTGCGTCAGACCAACTTCTGAAGTGCTGTTCGCTGAGCATTACAAAAACATCATTCACTCCTACCGCGATTTACCAAAGCTGTATAACCAATGGGCCAATGTCGTCCGCTGGGAAAAGACAACACGCCCATTCCTAAGAACCCTTGAATTCCTATGGCAGGAAGGGCATACATGCCATGAGACGGAGCAAGAAGCAATTGAAGAAACAGAAAGAATGCTCCACATCTACGCTTCTCTTTGCGAAGAGCTTCTTGCTATTCCTGTCATTAAAGGGAGAAAAACAGAGAAGGAAAAATTCGCTGGAGCCCGTTTCACCTATACGGTCGAAAGCCTGATGCATGATGGAAAAGCACTGCAAACCGCCACTTCTCACTTCTTCGGCAACGGATTTGCAAAGGCATTTGGCATTGAATTCTTAAACCGTGAAGGAAAACTAGAGCATGTCCAGCAAACCTCTTGGGGCTTCACGACAAGAATCATCGGCGCCATGATTATGGTGCATGGTGATGATAGAGGACTCGTCCTGCCGCCAAATATTGCGCCAACCCAAGTACGTATTGTGCCAATCGCTTCCCATAAAGAAGGTGTACTGGATCATGCCTATGAATTGAAAGATCGACTCGCCCGCATCGCACGTGCTGACATCGATGCAAGCGATAAACAGCCAGGCTGGAAATTCAACGAATGTGAAATGCAGGGTATTCCTTTACGTGTAGAAGTTGGACCAAAGGACATCGAAAAGGGACAAGTGATGCTCGCAAGACGAGACACAGGTGAAAAGCAAGCCGTCACGTTAGATGCACTTGAACAAACCATCGTATCCACCCTTGAAGACATTCAGCGGACCATGTACGAAAAGGCGAAAGAACGATTACATGAAAAAACATCACACGCCCACACAATCGAAGACATCGAGCAAATCCTTTCGGAAGAAAACAGATTGATCAAAGCGATGTGGTGCGGTGACGAAGCCTGTGAAAACGACATCAAAGAAAGAACAGGGGCGACCTCACGCTGTATCCCATTTGAACAGGAATCCGTTTCTGACACATGCGTCTGCTGCGGAAAGCCTGCATCTGATATGGTGTTCTGGGCGAAAGCCTACTAA
- a CDS encoding MFS transporter — protein MNWRVYLLAVSTFAVGLVELVVGGILPSLAEDLDVSLATAGQLITVFAIVYAISAPVLLTVTAKIERKRLYLIALLVFTLGNVFTYFSSTFALVMMSRVFIAMSTALVVVLSLTITAKLVEPSHRAKALGLIFIGISSSLVLGVPIGIFITESFGWRVMFLGISILSAISMVLIYFLLEKMPVEKVTPLREQIRSLGHPKIFSAHLISLFMLAGHYMLYSYFTPFLMEVLHMTPFWISICYLVFGLASIGGNGFGGWLSDKLGSGKAILLVTIAFAAVMFIIPYTAGVFVLFMVMVVLWGALSWALTPALQSYLIQTDPVTSDIQQSLNTSALQIGISIGSAVGGVIFTMTGSSVDLAKFGAVFVLIAFSCAVISLKRPPLYMDRQNHAE, from the coding sequence ATGAACTGGAGAGTATATTTATTAGCCGTTTCGACTTTTGCGGTTGGATTAGTTGAGCTTGTGGTCGGAGGCATTTTGCCAAGTCTTGCAGAGGATCTGGATGTTTCTCTTGCGACAGCTGGGCAGCTTATCACGGTATTTGCGATTGTGTATGCGATATCAGCACCGGTGCTGCTGACCGTCACAGCCAAAATCGAACGAAAGCGTCTTTATTTAATTGCGTTATTGGTGTTCACACTAGGAAATGTGTTCACTTATTTTAGTTCAACCTTTGCCCTTGTTATGATGTCAAGGGTGTTCATTGCGATGAGTACAGCGCTTGTGGTGGTGTTATCACTGACGATTACCGCCAAATTGGTGGAACCATCGCATCGGGCTAAAGCGTTAGGTCTGATTTTTATTGGCATTAGTTCCTCACTTGTTCTCGGTGTACCGATTGGTATTTTTATTACAGAGAGCTTTGGCTGGAGAGTGATGTTTTTAGGAATCAGTATTCTATCTGCCATATCCATGGTGCTGATCTATTTTCTATTGGAAAAAATGCCAGTTGAAAAAGTCACTCCTCTTAGAGAGCAGATTCGTTCTTTAGGGCATCCGAAAATTTTTAGTGCACACTTGATTAGCTTGTTTATGCTTGCGGGCCATTATATGCTTTATTCTTATTTCACCCCATTTCTAATGGAAGTTCTGCATATGACCCCGTTTTGGATTAGTATTTGTTATTTGGTCTTCGGGCTTGCGTCTATTGGCGGAAATGGTTTTGGCGGCTGGCTTAGTGACAAACTGGGTTCAGGGAAAGCCATCTTGCTTGTGACAATAGCGTTTGCGGCTGTGATGTTTATCATTCCTTATACAGCGGGTGTGTTTGTGCTCTTTATGGTGATGGTTGTCCTATGGGGAGCGCTTAGCTGGGCACTGACGCCTGCTTTGCAAAGCTATTTGATTCAAACAGACCCGGTGACGTCTGATATTCAGCAAAGTTTAAATACATCGGCTTTGCAAATTGGCATCTCGATCGGATCAGCAGTGGGCGGTGTCATATTTACGATGACCGGTTCATCCGTTGATTTGGCTAAATTCGGTGCAGTGTTTGTGCTGATTGCCTTTAGCTGTGCGGTAATTTCGTTGAAGAGACCGCCACTTTATATGGATCGTCAGAATCATGCTGAATAG
- a CDS encoding MaoC/PaaZ C-terminal domain-containing protein, with protein MIQPGDQFQTSRTYTHEDVIQFGEMTGDLGKHHTELDDRGRRVVHGFLTASLATKLGGQFHFIGQDMTCTFIRPVYTGDTITCQMTVTKVEPLEQYDRVHLFSRYINQHGEEVITGKSEGVILK; from the coding sequence ATGATTCAACCGGGCGATCAATTTCAAACAAGCAGAACCTATACACACGAAGACGTGATTCAATTCGGCGAAATGACAGGCGATCTCGGCAAACACCATACCGAGCTGGATGACCGGGGGAGGCGAGTGGTTCACGGCTTTCTCACAGCAAGTCTGGCTACTAAGCTTGGCGGTCAGTTTCATTTTATTGGTCAAGACATGACATGTACCTTCATCCGCCCCGTTTATACAGGTGATACCATTACCTGTCAGATGACCGTCACAAAGGTGGAACCCCTTGAACAATATGACCGTGTCCACCTTTTTTCTCGCTATATCAACCAGCATGGAGAAGAAGTGATTACTGGTAAAAGTGAAGGTGTGATTTTGAAATAG
- a CDS encoding MarR family transcriptional regulator encodes METKEQIVLKAIQDLIMHREKRRNDPTDPLITTTDTLKQDWTLTQLHILSMIQANPNESNNTFLSQQLKLSKPAITKAVKKLIEKGMVDYCHRQGDKKSVYYSLTEEGTQLAALHDELHEKAVTSYLEFLHQFNEDELQVIERFLKAWKEKI; translated from the coding sequence ATGGAAACAAAAGAGCAGATTGTATTAAAAGCGATTCAAGATCTGATTATGCATAGGGAAAAGAGACGGAATGATCCAACAGATCCACTGATTACCACGACTGATACACTCAAGCAAGATTGGACACTCACACAGCTTCACATTTTATCGATGATTCAAGCCAATCCAAATGAATCAAATAATACATTTCTATCTCAACAACTGAAACTATCAAAGCCAGCCATTACAAAGGCGGTGAAAAAACTAATTGAAAAAGGCATGGTGGACTATTGCCACCGGCAAGGTGATAAGAAATCTGTCTATTATTCACTGACAGAGGAAGGGACGCAATTGGCGGCGCTGCATGATGAACTCCATGAAAAAGCAGTCACATCCTATTTAGAATTCCTCCATCAGTTTAATGAAGACGAATTACAAGTGATCGAACGCTTCTTAAAGGCTTGGAAGGAAAAGATATAG